In Bacillus sp. NP247, one DNA window encodes the following:
- a CDS encoding YqhG family protein has product MQQNEIHNYLYNFFEANNCEILERSPHLLDVQLTIEMDKLLMNRPFYWHYLEKTGGVPNPMRLTLITNPENKENDGELIHYGSPRLHQIFETTKELGSYIRLYEEVKHSGATHTPLHPWLGVNIKVSYQCDRKKDMLHSIGIHLISGTMIANFHDTLAEIKLTPKIPDFCFTLSPIIKPQSGLQRIEDTLKSIIAEDDHTWAKEARVRWNHDLDLLNRFYEDSDKIPESYEIEKQALQEQYEPRITIQIINGGLFYITANHFLS; this is encoded by the coding sequence ATGCAGCAAAATGAAATTCATAATTACTTATACAACTTTTTTGAGGCGAATAACTGCGAAATTTTAGAGCGTTCCCCTCACCTATTAGACGTGCAGTTAACAATTGAAATGGATAAATTGTTAATGAACCGCCCTTTCTATTGGCACTATCTTGAAAAAACAGGCGGCGTTCCGAACCCGATGCGCCTTACTCTTATTACAAATCCAGAAAACAAAGAAAACGACGGTGAACTTATTCATTACGGTTCACCCCGTTTGCATCAAATATTTGAAACGACAAAAGAACTAGGTTCATACATACGTTTATATGAGGAAGTGAAACATAGCGGGGCAACTCATACCCCCCTTCATCCTTGGCTTGGTGTAAATATAAAAGTATCTTATCAATGCGACCGAAAAAAAGACATGCTTCATTCCATCGGTATTCATCTTATTTCCGGGACAATGATTGCAAACTTTCATGACACTTTAGCAGAGATCAAGCTCACACCGAAAATACCTGATTTTTGTTTTACGCTCTCACCTATCATTAAGCCACAAAGTGGCTTACAACGTATAGAAGATACTTTAAAAAGTATAATCGCTGAAGATGACCACACGTGGGCAAAAGAAGCGAGAGTGCGTTGGAATCACGATTTAGACCTTTTAAATCGCTTTTACGAAGATAGCGATAAAATTCCAGAAAGCTACGAAATTGAAAAGCAAGCATTACAAGAACAATACGAACCACGTATTACAATACAAATTATAAACGGTGGTCTCTTTTATATTACCGCAAATCATTTTCTATCTTAA
- the gcvPA gene encoding aminomethyl-transferring glycine dehydrogenase subunit 1, whose protein sequence is MLHRYLPMTEEDKKEMLQTIGVQTIDELFSDIPESVRFKGDLKIKEAKSEPELLKELSQMASKNANLKEYASFLGAGVYDHYAPVIVDHVISRSEFYTAYTPYQPEISQGELQAIFEFQTMICELTGMDVANSSMYDGGTALAEAAMLAAGHTRKKKILVSKAVHPESRAVLETYAKGQNLEVVEIDHKDGVTDLDVLQSEVDDTVACVIAQYPNFFGQVEKLADIEKIVHQQKSLFIVSSNPLSLGALTPPGKFGADIVIGDAQPFGIPTQFGGPHCGYFATTKAFMRKIPGRLVGQTVDSDGKRGFVLTLQAREQHIRRDKATSNICSNQALNALAASVAMTALGKQGVKEMARQNISKAQYAKRQFEAKGFTVTFAGPFFNEFVVDCKHPVKEINDVLIQKNIIGGYDLGRDYKEHENHMLVAVTELRTKEEIDTLVNEMGAIQ, encoded by the coding sequence ATGTTGCATCGTTATCTTCCAATGACAGAAGAAGACAAAAAAGAAATGTTACAAACAATCGGCGTTCAAACGATTGATGAGTTATTCTCTGATATTCCAGAGAGTGTTCGTTTTAAAGGGGATTTAAAAATTAAAGAAGCAAAATCAGAGCCAGAGCTTTTAAAAGAGCTATCTCAAATGGCTAGCAAAAATGCGAACTTAAAAGAATATGCTTCTTTCTTAGGAGCAGGTGTATACGATCATTATGCTCCAGTAATTGTTGATCATGTTATTTCTCGTTCAGAATTTTATACAGCTTACACACCATACCAACCAGAAATTTCACAAGGGGAACTACAAGCAATTTTTGAGTTCCAAACAATGATTTGTGAATTAACAGGGATGGATGTAGCAAACTCTTCTATGTATGATGGAGGTACAGCTTTAGCTGAAGCGGCAATGTTAGCAGCTGGTCATACACGCAAAAAGAAAATTCTTGTATCTAAGGCAGTTCATCCAGAATCAAGAGCGGTACTTGAAACATATGCAAAAGGTCAAAATCTTGAAGTTGTTGAAATTGATCATAAAGACGGTGTAACAGATTTAGACGTATTACAAAGTGAAGTAGATGATACAGTTGCTTGCGTAATCGCTCAATATCCAAACTTCTTCGGACAAGTTGAAAAGTTAGCTGATATCGAAAAAATCGTTCATCAACAAAAATCATTATTTATCGTTTCTTCAAATCCATTATCATTAGGCGCATTAACACCGCCAGGAAAATTTGGTGCTGATATTGTAATCGGTGATGCACAGCCATTTGGTATCCCAACGCAGTTTGGTGGACCTCATTGTGGTTACTTTGCAACAACGAAAGCATTTATGCGTAAAATTCCAGGACGTCTTGTCGGACAAACTGTAGATTCAGATGGTAAACGTGGGTTTGTATTAACGTTACAAGCGCGTGAACAGCATATTCGCCGTGATAAAGCGACATCTAACATTTGTTCAAACCAAGCGTTAAATGCATTAGCAGCTTCTGTTGCAATGACTGCACTTGGAAAACAAGGTGTGAAAGAAATGGCACGTCAAAATATTTCTAAAGCGCAATATGCAAAACGTCAATTCGAAGCAAAAGGCTTCACTGTAACATTTGCTGGCCCATTCTTCAATGAATTCGTTGTAGATTGCAAACATCCAGTTAAAGAAATAAATGATGTATTAATCCAAAAGAATATTATCGGCGGTTACGACCTAGGCCGTGATTATAAAGAGCATGAAAATCATATGCTTGTAGCAGTAACTGAGCTTCGTACAAAAGAGGAAATTGACACACTTGTAAACGAAATGGGGGCTATCCAATGA
- a CDS encoding 2OG-Fe(II) oxygenase — MTNNNQIGENKEQTIFDHKGNAFMTEDREIQIISKFEEPLIVVLGNVLSDEECDELIEMSKNKIERSKVGSSRDVNDIRTSSGAFLEDNELTSKIEKRISSIMNVPVAHGEGLHILNYEVDQQYKAHYDYFAEHSRSAANNRISTLVMYLNDVEEGGETFFPKLNLSVHPRKGMAVYFEYFYQDQSLNELTLHGGAPVTKGEKWIATQWVRRGTYK, encoded by the coding sequence ATGACAAATAACAATCAAATAGGTGAAAATAAGGAACAAACTATTTTTGATCATAAAGGAAATGCGTTTATGACAGAAGATAGGGAAATACAAATTATTTCAAAATTCGAAGAACCACTTATTGTCGTATTAGGAAATGTATTAAGCGATGAAGAGTGCGATGAATTAATTGAAATGTCTAAAAATAAAATAGAACGTTCTAAAGTTGGTTCATCACGTGATGTAAATGATATTCGGACAAGTAGTGGTGCATTTTTGGAAGACAATGAACTTACTTCGAAGATTGAAAAACGAATTTCATCTATCATGAATGTTCCTGTAGCGCATGGAGAAGGATTGCACATTTTAAATTATGAAGTGGATCAACAATATAAAGCACACTATGATTATTTTGCGGAACATAGTAGATCAGCTGCTAATAATCGTATCAGTACTCTTGTGATGTACTTAAATGATGTAGAAGAAGGCGGGGAAACATTCTTCCCGAAATTAAACCTTTCTGTGCACCCTAGAAAAGGAATGGCAGTATACTTTGAGTATTTTTATCAAGACCAATCACTAAATGAGCTTACGTTACATGGAGGGGCACCTGTAACGAAAGGTGAGAAATGGATTGCAACGCAGTGGGTGAGAAGAGGTACTTATAAGTAA
- a CDS encoding IS3 family transposase produces MKVVSKTKKFEVIHEMTKTGYTVTILCDIAGVTRSGYYKWIKRHTTPSKKQSEDIEIKKKILACHKKLRGIYGYRRIQVWLKATYNLYLNHKRIQRLTRELGIKAVIRKKRPYYGKKEAYVISENHLNREFQASKPNEKWVTDITYLIFNGQRLYLSAIKDLYNNEIVAYETSRRNDLKLVLDTLKKAKKKRNVKGILLHSDQGFQYTSRQYNQLLKKYQMKASMSRRGNCWDNACMENFFSHFKAECFHLHSFHKANEVKLAVRKYMHFYNHQRFQKKLNNLSPYKYRTQVA; encoded by the coding sequence ATGAAAGTCGTATCCAAAACGAAAAAATTCGAAGTCATCCATGAAATGACAAAAACAGGTTATACAGTGACCATTCTATGCGATATTGCTGGTGTAACCAGAAGTGGGTACTACAAATGGATAAAACGGCATACGACGCCTTCAAAAAAACAATCAGAGGATATCGAAATTAAGAAAAAGATATTGGCGTGTCATAAAAAATTAAGAGGAATTTATGGATATAGAAGAATACAAGTGTGGCTGAAAGCCACATATAACCTTTATTTGAATCATAAGCGCATCCAAAGATTGACGCGTGAACTAGGTATCAAAGCCGTAATTAGGAAAAAACGACCTTATTACGGAAAAAAAGAAGCTTATGTGATTTCAGAGAACCATCTAAATAGGGAGTTTCAAGCTTCAAAACCGAATGAGAAATGGGTAACCGATATTACCTATTTGATTTTCAATGGACAGCGCTTGTACTTATCCGCTATTAAGGATTTATACAATAATGAAATTGTTGCCTATGAAACCAGTCGTAGAAACGACTTGAAACTTGTGTTAGATACACTGAAAAAGGCAAAGAAAAAACGAAATGTGAAGGGAATCCTCTTACATAGTGATCAAGGGTTCCAGTATACATCTCGTCAATATAATCAATTACTTAAAAAATATCAGATGAAGGCAAGTATGTCTCGAAGAGGCAACTGTTGGGATAATGCTTGTATGGAAAACTTCTTCAGTCACTTTAAGGCAGAGTGTTTTCATTTACACTCCTTCCATAAAGCGAATGAGGTCAAACTTGCCGTGCGTAAATATATGCACTTTTATAATCATCAAAGATTTCAAAAGAAATTAAATAACCTGAGTCCATATAAATATAGAACTCAGGTTGCTTAG
- the comGG gene encoding competence type IV pilus minor pilin ComGG produces MRKQDGFAMPGTIIFLILFISFLMYETNMLLSDKKFYSEIEQSFFMEELVDRAISDIKKDLQQKEKEDVFLFQYERGEVSGKYIFENDGIIISLQCVTKQRVFYKVSFRYRKRDNKILDWVEG; encoded by the coding sequence ATGAGAAAACAAGATGGATTTGCAATGCCAGGAACAATTATTTTTCTTATTTTATTCATTTCTTTTTTGATGTACGAAACGAATATGTTACTTTCGGATAAAAAATTTTATTCTGAAATAGAACAAAGTTTTTTCATGGAGGAACTTGTTGATCGAGCTATTTCAGATATAAAAAAAGACTTACAGCAAAAAGAAAAAGAGGATGTTTTTTTATTTCAGTATGAAAGAGGAGAAGTGAGTGGGAAGTACATCTTTGAAAATGATGGTATTATCATTTCGTTGCAATGTGTTACAAAACAGAGAGTTTTCTATAAGGTGAGCTTTCGCTATAGGAAAAGGGATAATAAAATATTGGATTGGGTAGAAGGATAA
- a CDS encoding type II secretion system protein, whose protein sequence is MVEMVVALSLIMMAVSLLLPQTLLIMQERKNIKMSYKALILLKKEAALFKYENEEKRVKEQVIKGIVYYTYWRGDEVCTMWKDMRGKAMEQCLYAEKR, encoded by the coding sequence ATGGTTGAAATGGTTGTAGCGTTAAGTTTAATAATGATGGCGGTATCGTTATTGCTCCCGCAAACATTATTAATTATGCAAGAAAGAAAAAATATAAAAATGAGCTATAAAGCATTAATATTATTAAAAAAAGAAGCGGCCTTATTTAAGTATGAGAATGAAGAAAAGCGAGTAAAAGAGCAAGTCATAAAAGGAATTGTATATTACACATATTGGAGAGGAGATGAAGTTTGTACGATGTGGAAAGATATGAGAGGAAAAGCGATGGAGCAATGCCTTTATGCAGAGAAAAGATAA
- a CDS encoding shikimate kinase, with protein MKSIYITGYMGAGKTTIGKALSKELQMDVVDTDQKIEEQKEKAIRHIFAEEGEMIFREYESEMLRSLPVQNVIITTGGGIIEREGNRKWMKENGTVVYLYCDPHVIAERLREDTTRPLFQKKDIDAFVTKFESRRAYYEEADIHIDTTNKSVEKIMNELKEKINE; from the coding sequence ATGAAATCTATATACATAACCGGCTATATGGGAGCTGGGAAAACAACAATTGGAAAAGCGTTAAGTAAAGAACTTCAAATGGATGTTGTAGATACAGATCAAAAAATCGAAGAGCAGAAAGAGAAAGCGATTCGGCATATTTTTGCAGAAGAAGGCGAAATGATTTTTCGGGAATATGAAAGTGAAATGTTACGTTCACTACCGGTTCAAAATGTAATTATTACAACTGGTGGAGGGATTATTGAACGAGAAGGAAATCGAAAGTGGATGAAGGAAAATGGAACTGTTGTGTATTTATATTGTGATCCACATGTAATTGCAGAAAGGCTTCGTGAAGATACGACACGTCCACTATTTCAGAAGAAAGATATAGATGCATTTGTAACGAAATTTGAATCGCGCCGAGCTTATTATGAAGAGGCTGATATTCATATCGATACGACAAATAAGTCGGTCGAAAAAATTATGAATGAATTAAAGGAAAAGATTAATGAATAA
- a CDS encoding helix-turn-helix domain-containing protein, translated as MDLYLKDGMSYKNIAKELGIHHSVVSRWVKHFEAEGIKGLEEKRGKAKGPGLGRPRVRPEDPEAKIRRLEAENEMLKKLLGM; from the coding sequence ATAGATTTATACTTAAAAGACGGCATGAGTTATAAAAACATTGCGAAAGAATTAGGTATTCATCACTCGGTTGTAAGTCGTTGGGTGAAACACTTTGAAGCTGAAGGAATCAAAGGACTAGAAGAAAAACGCGGTAAAGCGAAAGGACCAGGTTTAGGTAGACCAAGGGTTAGACCCGAAGATCCAGAAGCTAAGATCAGACGATTAGAAGCGGAAAATGAAATGTTAAAAAAGCTCTTAGGGATGTAA
- the gcvT gene encoding glycine cleavage system aminomethyltransferase GcvT, which yields MITLQRTPLFDVYAKYGGKTVDFGGWELPVQFSSIKEEHEAVRTKAGLFDVSHMGEVEVKGVDSLAFLQRVVTNDVSTLKVGGAQYTAMCYENGGTVDDLLIYKRGEEDYLLVINASNIEKDYEWLASHVIGDAKVVNVSSEVAQLAIQGPKAQDILQKVVSEDLKEIKFFKFKNDILVDGIPALVSRTGYTGEDGFEIYCKSEDAAKLWEKLLEVGEEEGLKPCGLGARDTLRFEATLPLYGQELSKDITPIEAGIGFAVKPNKEADFFGKETLKEQKENGASRKLVGIEVIERGIPRTHYPVFIGEEKIGEVTSGTQSPTLKKSIGLALIDVKYAAVDTEVEIEIRNKRVKAVVVPTPFYKRSK from the coding sequence ATGATTACATTACAACGTACACCGTTATTTGATGTATACGCGAAGTATGGTGGGAAAACAGTCGACTTCGGTGGTTGGGAATTACCAGTTCAATTTTCAAGCATTAAAGAAGAGCATGAAGCTGTACGTACAAAAGCAGGTTTGTTCGATGTATCTCATATGGGAGAAGTAGAGGTAAAGGGTGTAGATAGTTTAGCATTTTTACAACGTGTTGTTACAAATGACGTATCTACCTTAAAAGTAGGGGGCGCACAATATACAGCTATGTGCTATGAAAATGGTGGCACAGTAGACGATTTATTAATCTACAAACGTGGTGAAGAAGACTATTTATTAGTAATCAATGCATCAAATATCGAGAAAGATTACGAATGGTTAGCAAGTCATGTAATAGGCGATGCAAAAGTAGTCAATGTTTCTAGTGAAGTTGCGCAACTTGCAATTCAAGGACCAAAAGCACAAGACATTTTACAAAAAGTTGTGTCAGAAGATTTGAAAGAAATTAAGTTCTTTAAATTTAAAAACGATATTCTTGTAGATGGAATTCCTGCACTTGTATCTCGTACAGGTTATACAGGAGAAGATGGATTCGAAATTTACTGTAAGAGTGAAGATGCTGCAAAACTTTGGGAGAAACTTCTTGAAGTTGGAGAAGAAGAGGGATTAAAACCATGTGGCTTAGGTGCTCGTGATACACTTCGCTTCGAAGCAACACTTCCGTTATACGGACAAGAGTTATCAAAAGATATTACACCGATTGAAGCGGGAATTGGCTTTGCGGTAAAACCAAATAAAGAAGCAGATTTCTTTGGAAAAGAAACGTTAAAAGAGCAAAAAGAAAACGGTGCATCTCGTAAATTAGTCGGCATCGAAGTAATCGAACGTGGTATTCCTCGTACGCATTACCCTGTATTTATAGGAGAAGAAAAAATCGGGGAAGTAACGAGTGGTACACAATCTCCAACGTTAAAGAAAAGCATTGGTTTAGCACTAATTGATGTGAAATACGCAGCAGTTGATACAGAAGTAGAAATTGAAATTCGTAATAAACGCGTCAAAGCAGTAGTTGTTCCAACACCATTTTATAAACGTTCAAAGTAA
- the comGC gene encoding competence type IV pilus major pilin ComGC — translation MQNEEGFTLLEMLLVMVVITVLLLLIIPNVVTQRSSVQGKGCAAYVKSIEAQIQAYHLQHNKIPSIEELETGKYITSKTCPKGEPIHISDDGTVSAGKS, via the coding sequence ATGCAGAATGAGGAGGGTTTTACTCTTTTAGAAATGTTATTAGTTATGGTTGTCATAACTGTATTATTACTATTAATTATTCCAAATGTAGTTACACAGCGCTCATCCGTCCAAGGAAAAGGATGTGCAGCCTATGTGAAATCTATAGAAGCACAAATACAAGCATATCACTTGCAGCATAATAAGATTCCATCAATAGAGGAACTTGAAACAGGAAAGTATATTACTTCTAAAACTTGCCCGAAAGGTGAACCCATCCATATTTCCGATGATGGTACGGTATCAGCTGGGAAATCGTGA
- the comGF gene encoding competence type IV pilus minor pilin ComGF, whose translation MQRKDKKEAGFTLIEMIACLLLLSMFFLLLPRLHIMGIENTHSNGLNDWEWDVFLGQMQLEFREVSSGRKIALENGGNILRFQLRNGDQVTYEKVNSNLIRKVNMRGREFILQRIEAISYKLTPHLLYIYVKDIGGEIYEGVAVRYSEIEIET comes from the coding sequence ATGCAGAGAAAAGATAAAAAAGAAGCGGGATTTACATTAATAGAAATGATTGCATGTTTGTTGCTTTTATCAATGTTCTTTTTACTTTTACCGCGTCTTCATATTATGGGGATAGAAAATACACATTCAAACGGATTAAATGACTGGGAGTGGGATGTGTTTTTAGGACAAATGCAATTAGAGTTTCGTGAAGTATCAAGTGGGAGGAAGATAGCGCTAGAAAATGGTGGGAATATTTTACGCTTCCAACTTCGTAATGGTGATCAGGTGACGTATGAAAAGGTGAATAGTAATTTAATAAGAAAAGTAAATATGCGCGGCAGGGAATTTATATTACAAAGGATTGAAGCGATTTCGTATAAATTAACACCTCATTTGCTATATATATATGTGAAAGATATAGGTGGTGAAATATATGAAGGCGTGGCTGTGCGCTATAGTGAAATTGAGATAGAAACATGA
- a CDS encoding VC0807 family protein has protein sequence MNQNKKAILDLVFYLVFPFLIWKFAKPYIDPYYAMLISSVPGIIYTLYTFKKEKQFNVTGFFILITLISNTTVDLISGSAERMLWNDAYYHIVLGCIVICTIFIKKPLMLYFAADISALQGHDRDKSRELYRDSRIYPALQYLTLFFGLQFILKSFLKIYFISVFGVDGYGEMRAIMTAVGWGISICIGIGFVWVNNKIHAVTEEKESVQ, from the coding sequence ATGAATCAAAATAAAAAAGCTATATTAGATCTTGTCTTTTATCTCGTATTCCCATTCCTCATTTGGAAATTTGCAAAACCTTATATCGATCCTTATTACGCAATGTTAATTTCCTCTGTTCCGGGGATTATTTATACACTGTATACCTTTAAAAAAGAAAAACAGTTTAACGTTACAGGGTTCTTTATTTTAATTACACTCATTTCTAATACAACGGTAGACTTAATATCTGGATCAGCGGAACGAATGCTATGGAATGATGCATATTATCATATCGTACTTGGCTGCATCGTTATATGTACAATCTTTATAAAAAAACCACTTATGTTATATTTCGCAGCGGACATTTCAGCACTGCAAGGCCATGACCGCGATAAAAGTCGTGAGCTTTACCGGGATAGTCGCATATATCCAGCACTGCAATATTTAACACTATTTTTCGGTCTTCAATTTATATTAAAAAGTTTCTTAAAAATCTATTTCATCTCTGTTTTCGGTGTGGATGGATATGGTGAAATGAGAGCTATTATGACCGCTGTTGGCTGGGGAATTTCTATTTGTATCGGAATTGGGTTTGTCTGGGTAAACAATAAAATACATGCAGTTACTGAGGAAAAAGAATCCGTGCAGTAA
- a CDS encoding YqzE family protein, which yields MSTNDYVRFVTQQFVSYMDAPKEDRKQQKQQRRAEKEPFLNKWFGVMPLSAALFYRNVKNKRKKSS from the coding sequence ATGTCTACTAATGATTATGTACGCTTTGTGACACAGCAATTTGTGTCATATATGGATGCTCCAAAAGAGGATCGAAAACAACAGAAACAACAACGTCGTGCGGAGAAAGAGCCATTCTTAAATAAATGGTTTGGTGTTATGCCACTGAGCGCTGCTTTGTTTTATCGAAATGTAAAAAATAAAAGAAAAAAATCAAGCTAA
- a CDS encoding DEAD/DEAH box helicase, whose translation MNVDISVDRTWQNNFLKRIDEDGPWTNWDLYHLAYKTEKSLLVPTFDGLQAPKHLSHFTPLPHQLEVAQNVIEQMNGKAILADEVGLGKTIEAGLILKEYMVRGLVKKVLILVPASLVSQWAYELNTKFFIPAVAQKKSYSWEQADVIVSSIDTAKRSPHRDIVLNLEYDLIIIDEAHKLKNNKTKNYEFAQRLKKKFCLLLTATPVQNKIDDIFNLVSLLKPGHLGNQSNFEEYYASKNRSTESDEDLKALINKVMVRNRRHNTGIDWPKRHVRTIFVEFNEEEQALYNEIENWREQNAFTSAFSSLTLKREACSSREAVYYSLKKHVEKRQKENEHYIKDPHIDVLMDKINHIPFNSKANKALELIKEIDDKVIIFTEYRASQMYLQWFLQQHGISSVPFRGGFKRGKKDWMKELFQNRAQVLIATEAGGEGINLQFCSHMINYDLPWNPMRLEQRIGRIHRLGQKNDVHIYNLATKHTVEEHILKLLYEKINLFERVIGELDEILTRINMKNIDAHIQEIFAQSKSEGEIRIKMENLTSIIDFAKRNEAEVQDYAAK comes from the coding sequence ATGAATGTCGATATTTCCGTAGATCGAACGTGGCAAAACAATTTTTTAAAAAGAATTGATGAAGATGGTCCTTGGACAAATTGGGATTTATATCATTTAGCTTATAAAACAGAGAAATCATTACTCGTTCCTACTTTTGATGGATTGCAAGCACCGAAACATTTATCACATTTCACGCCGCTTCCGCATCAATTGGAGGTTGCTCAAAATGTCATTGAACAAATGAATGGTAAAGCGATTCTAGCAGATGAAGTTGGACTTGGAAAAACGATTGAAGCTGGACTTATTTTAAAAGAATATATGGTTCGAGGACTTGTAAAAAAGGTACTCATTCTCGTTCCAGCTTCTCTCGTATCTCAGTGGGCGTATGAACTAAACACAAAATTTTTTATTCCTGCGGTCGCTCAAAAGAAAAGTTATTCTTGGGAACAAGCTGATGTCATCGTTTCATCAATCGATACTGCGAAACGTTCACCGCATCGCGATATCGTTTTAAACCTAGAATATGACCTTATTATTATCGATGAAGCACATAAACTAAAAAACAATAAAACAAAAAACTATGAATTTGCACAGCGATTAAAAAAGAAGTTTTGTTTATTACTAACTGCTACTCCTGTTCAAAATAAAATTGATGACATCTTCAACCTCGTTTCTTTATTAAAACCAGGTCATTTAGGCAATCAATCTAATTTTGAAGAATATTATGCTTCAAAAAATCGTTCCACTGAATCCGATGAAGATTTAAAAGCTCTTATCAATAAAGTAATGGTTCGAAATAGACGCCATAACACTGGCATTGATTGGCCGAAGAGGCATGTACGAACAATCTTCGTTGAATTTAATGAAGAAGAACAAGCTTTGTATAATGAAATTGAAAATTGGCGTGAACAAAATGCCTTCACATCTGCTTTCTCATCCTTAACTTTAAAACGGGAAGCATGTAGTAGTCGTGAAGCTGTTTACTATTCATTAAAAAAACATGTAGAAAAACGGCAGAAAGAAAATGAGCATTACATAAAGGACCCACATATTGATGTGCTTATGGATAAAATTAATCATATTCCGTTTAACTCCAAAGCAAATAAAGCACTAGAGCTTATAAAAGAAATTGACGATAAAGTCATTATTTTCACTGAATATAGAGCTTCACAAATGTATTTACAATGGTTCTTACAACAACATGGCATTTCCTCTGTACCATTTCGCGGTGGATTTAAGCGCGGGAAAAAAGATTGGATGAAGGAGCTTTTCCAAAATCGTGCCCAAGTATTAATTGCGACCGAAGCTGGTGGTGAAGGAATTAACTTACAATTTTGTAGCCATATGATTAATTACGACTTACCGTGGAATCCAATGCGACTTGAGCAAAGGATTGGACGTATTCACCGTCTTGGACAAAAAAATGATGTTCATATTTATAACTTAGCAACAAAGCATACTGTTGAAGAGCACATTTTAAAACTACTATATGAAAAAATTAATTTATTTGAACGTGTAATCGGTGAACTCGATGAAATTTTAACGAGAATCAACATGAAAAATATTGATGCGCATATTCAAGAAATTTTCGCTCAGTCAAAAAGCGAAGGTGAAATTCGAATCAAGATGGAAAATTTAACATCTATTATTGATTTTGCGAAGCGCAATGAAGCAGAGGTGCAGGACTATGCAGCAAAATGA
- the comGD gene encoding competence type IV pilus minor pilin ComGD, giving the protein MKQKGFTLLEMLLVLFAISVLSVVTYFNVTSLHEKQRAEQFLKQFSNDILYMQQLAIKRQKHYTLRWFKEKHMYYISESETGFLIAKREYDKDIQIDLHTFSNPMTYNPSGNINRGGTILLSYRGYKYEIVFQLGRGRFTYREVSKRISNG; this is encoded by the coding sequence GTGAAGCAAAAAGGTTTTACTCTTTTAGAAATGCTACTTGTCTTATTCGCTATTTCTGTACTGAGTGTTGTTACGTATTTTAACGTTACTTCATTACATGAAAAGCAAAGAGCCGAGCAGTTTTTGAAGCAGTTTTCAAATGATATTTTGTATATGCAGCAGTTGGCGATTAAGCGTCAAAAACATTATACGTTACGCTGGTTTAAAGAGAAACATATGTATTATATCTCGGAATCGGAGACCGGATTTTTAATTGCTAAGAGAGAATATGATAAAGATATCCAAATTGATTTGCATACCTTTTCAAATCCAATGACATATAATCCGAGCGGAAATATTAATAGAGGTGGTACGATTTTACTTTCCTATCGAGGGTATAAATATGAGATTGTATTTCAGCTTGGAAGAGGGAGATTTACGTATCGTGAAGTGTCAAAAAGGATCAGTAATGGTTGA